The window TCCGGAATTTTATATCTTCTCGGCCAGTACGGGAAGCCGGGACGGGCTGCTGGCCCTCAATGCCGGTTATACCGATATCGCCTGGACCCATTTATGGGATCCAAAGAATGACTCGTACAACATCCCCTATCTTGCTCAATATATGCCCGACCGCAAAGGTGTTGTGGTCAACCTGTTCCACCGTGAACTGGGATTTCTGACCGCCAGGGGAAACCCCCTGGGTATTCAAGGCTTTGACGACCTTACTCGAGAAGGGCTCCGCTTCATTAATCGCCAGCCCGGAGCTGGAACCCGGGTACTTCTGGATATTCATCTGGATCGAATCGGCGCTGATATAAGTTTGATATCCGGCTATAAAGAGGAAGTATGCACCCACCTCGAAGTCGGTCTTGCCGTTCTATCGGGAAAGTCGGATGTCGGGATTGCCTCCGTCGCCATTGCCAACTTTCTGGGATTGGACTTTGTGCCCATCACCCGGGAACGTTTTGATATGGTATTGGATCAGGATATCTTTTTTGAAAAGGCCGTGCAGGCCCTGATGGACGTCCTCCACGATCCATCCTTCCGTCAGCGGGTCGAGGGAATGAGCCGTTACGACTTTTCCGATTCCGGACGGATTCTCTATTCCACCACCTGATGCCGAGTTGCATTCAAAAGGTTGACAAGTTGGCAAGGAGGAAGCGACGCAGTCAGCCATTCCACGGGTCTTGTCATCAGTCGCCAAGTCCGCTTTTACTCCGCCAACATCCCCTCCTCGCTTTTTGACCTCATCTCTCCATCTTATCCGTGTTATTTATAACATATTGACTTCCTGCGACTTTTAATCAATGTATGAATGTCCTGTCATGCTGACAATAGC is drawn from Syntrophus gentianae and contains these coding sequences:
- a CDS encoding helix-turn-helix transcriptional regulator — encoded protein: MNTKEVAEYLDINEKQVYALIKSGRIPATRVTGKWLFPKDLIDEWLLENARTGLSEARKRSRKMGGALLAAGSNDPMLDILQATLRKEHPEFYIFSASTGSRDGLLALNAGYTDIAWTHLWDPKNDSYNIPYLAQYMPDRKGVVVNLFHRELGFLTARGNPLGIQGFDDLTREGLRFINRQPGAGTRVLLDIHLDRIGADISLISGYKEEVCTHLEVGLAVLSGKSDVGIASVAIANFLGLDFVPITRERFDMVLDQDIFFEKAVQALMDVLHDPSFRQRVEGMSRYDFSDSGRILYSTT